One stretch of Niallia sp. XMNu-256 DNA includes these proteins:
- a CDS encoding ABC transporter ATP-binding protein: protein METNTPLLKVDHAGIVFGGLKAVSGVHLEIHKGELVGLIGPNGAGKTTFFNLLTGVYVPTEGSILLNGQKLNGLHPFQITQKGISRTFQNIRLFKELSVLDNVKVAYHSLAKHSMISSILRLPKHFSGEKEMEEKAIEFLKIFDLDPYKHEKAKNLPYGQQRRLEIARALAANPELLLLDEPAAGMNPHETRDLMKLIAFIREKFNLTVILIEHDMQLVMGVCERIYVLDHGQLIAQGSPDEIRNNPKVIEAYLGEEVS from the coding sequence TTAAAAGCTGTTTCAGGTGTTCATTTAGAAATTCATAAAGGGGAATTAGTTGGATTAATTGGACCAAATGGGGCCGGAAAAACGACTTTTTTTAATCTATTGACAGGTGTTTACGTCCCAACCGAGGGAAGTATTTTGCTAAATGGTCAAAAGTTAAATGGGCTTCACCCTTTTCAAATCACCCAAAAAGGAATTAGCCGAACCTTCCAAAACATTCGATTATTTAAGGAACTATCTGTCCTTGATAATGTAAAAGTTGCCTACCATTCATTAGCAAAACACTCGATGATATCTTCCATCCTACGTCTGCCTAAGCATTTCTCCGGAGAAAAAGAAATGGAAGAGAAGGCCATTGAATTCTTAAAGATTTTTGACTTAGATCCGTACAAACACGAAAAGGCTAAAAATCTCCCATATGGACAGCAACGCAGACTTGAAATCGCAAGGGCCCTTGCCGCAAATCCAGAATTATTACTGCTCGATGAACCTGCCGCCGGTATGAACCCCCACGAGACAAGGGACTTAATGAAATTGATTGCCTTTATTCGTGAGAAATTTAATTTAACCGTGATTCTCATTGAGCATGATATGCAATTGGTTATGGGGGTATGTGAACGGATTTATGTGTTGGATCATGGACAATTAATTGCGCAAGGATCTCCTGATGAGATTAGAAATAATCCAAAAGTCATTGAGGCTTACCTGGGTGAGGAGGTGTCATAA
- a CDS encoding DUF485 domain-containing protein produces the protein MENLDQRDVLKNNQENYDFEKIASSPEFGRLMKSKRNFLIPSTVLFLALYFLLPISTSYTTILNKSAIGSVSWTWIYSLGLFIMTWILCILYVKKAVQYDQSAEQIIEKYEAQGDQSV, from the coding sequence ATGGAAAACTTAGATCAAAGGGATGTATTGAAAAATAATCAAGAGAATTATGATTTTGAAAAAATCGCAAGTAGCCCAGAGTTTGGAAGGTTGATGAAGTCAAAGAGAAATTTTTTAATTCCATCAACTGTTTTATTTTTGGCTTTATATTTTTTATTACCGATTTCGACTTCGTACACGACGATTTTAAACAAGTCTGCTATAGGTTCTGTTTCTTGGACTTGGATATATTCTTTAGGATTGTTTATCATGACATGGATTCTATGTATTCTTTATGTAAAAAAAGCTGTACAGTATGACCAATCGGCGGAACAAATCATTGAAAAGTATGAGGCCCAAGGAGATCAGAGCGTATGA
- the leuS gene encoding leucine--tRNA ligase, with protein MSFNHHEIEKKWQKYWEDNKTFKTNEDKGKRKFYALDMFPYPSGAGLHVGHPEGYTATDILSRMKRMQGYNVLHPMGWDAFGLPAEQYALDTGNDPAEFTTHNINNFRRQIKALGFSYDWDREINTTDPKYYKWTQWIFLKLYEKGLAYIDEVPVNWCPALGTVLANEEVIDGKSERGGHPVERRPMKQWNLKITAYADRLLEDLEDLDWPESIKDMQRNWIGRSEGAEVDFKIDGHDEAFTVFTTRPDTLFGATYAVLAPEHKLVEKITTSDQKQTVEKYLEEIKTKSDLERTDLAKDKTGVFTGAYAINPVNNVKIPIWIADYVLATYGTGAIMAVPAHDERDYEFATKFNLNIIEVVAGGDVSKEAYTGDGPHVNSDFLNGLNKEEAISNMIKWLEEKGIGTKKVTYRLRDWLFSRQRYWGEPIPLIHWEDGTMTAVPEEELPLMLPVTDEIKPSGTGESPLANIDNWVNVVDPVTGKKGRRETNTMPQWAGSCWYYLRFIDPHNDQAFADPEKLKEWLPVDIYIGGAEHAVLHLLYARFWHKFLYDIGAVPTKEPFQKLFNQGMILGENNEKMSKSKGNVVNPDVIVDSHGADTLRLYEMFMGPLEGSIAWSANGVDGSRRFLDRIWRLFINDNGNVNPIIKENVEQESGLEKVYHQTVKKVTEDYEGLRFNTAISQLMVFINEAYKAKVLPISYVEGFVKLISPITPHIAEELWEKLGHSSTISYEAWPAYDEAKLKDNEIEIVIQINGKVKHKLVVPVNTNKDVLEQLAMDDDKVKAQIDGKTIRKVIAVPGKLVNIVAN; from the coding sequence ATGAGCTTCAATCATCATGAGATCGAGAAAAAATGGCAGAAATATTGGGAAGACAATAAAACATTTAAAACAAATGAGGATAAAGGTAAACGTAAATTTTATGCACTAGATATGTTTCCATATCCATCTGGAGCAGGTCTCCATGTCGGCCACCCAGAAGGCTATACAGCAACCGATATTCTTTCCAGAATGAAAAGAATGCAAGGATACAATGTTCTACATCCGATGGGTTGGGATGCATTTGGTCTTCCTGCTGAACAATATGCATTAGATACAGGAAATGATCCGGCTGAATTTACAACACATAATATTAATAATTTCCGCCGTCAAATTAAGGCATTAGGTTTTTCATATGATTGGGATCGCGAAATTAATACAACAGATCCGAAATACTATAAATGGACACAATGGATTTTCCTCAAGCTGTATGAAAAAGGTTTAGCCTATATTGATGAGGTACCAGTTAACTGGTGTCCTGCTCTAGGTACGGTACTCGCTAATGAGGAAGTAATCGACGGGAAAAGTGAACGCGGTGGACATCCTGTTGAAAGACGTCCTATGAAACAATGGAATTTAAAAATTACGGCTTATGCTGATCGTTTATTAGAAGATCTAGAAGATTTAGATTGGCCGGAAAGCATTAAAGATATGCAACGCAATTGGATTGGTCGATCTGAAGGTGCAGAGGTTGACTTTAAAATAGATGGTCATGATGAAGCGTTTACCGTTTTCACGACTCGCCCTGATACGTTATTTGGTGCCACCTATGCGGTGCTTGCTCCGGAGCATAAATTAGTCGAAAAGATTACAACATCTGATCAAAAACAAACGGTAGAGAAATATTTAGAAGAAATTAAAACGAAAAGTGATCTAGAAAGAACGGACCTTGCGAAGGATAAGACCGGTGTATTTACAGGTGCTTATGCTATTAACCCTGTTAACAATGTGAAAATCCCAATTTGGATTGCTGATTATGTTTTAGCAACCTATGGCACGGGTGCGATTATGGCTGTACCTGCACATGATGAGAGAGACTATGAGTTTGCAACAAAATTTAATCTTAACATTATTGAAGTTGTTGCTGGTGGAGATGTTTCAAAAGAGGCATACACAGGTGATGGTCCCCATGTGAATTCCGACTTTTTAAATGGACTAAACAAAGAAGAAGCGATCAGTAACATGATCAAATGGCTAGAGGAAAAAGGCATTGGTACGAAAAAGGTAACCTACCGTCTTCGTGATTGGTTATTCAGCCGTCAACGTTATTGGGGTGAACCGATTCCTCTTATTCATTGGGAAGATGGTACAATGACTGCTGTTCCAGAAGAGGAATTGCCTTTAATGCTACCAGTTACGGATGAAATAAAGCCTTCAGGAACAGGGGAGTCTCCACTTGCCAATATCGATAATTGGGTAAATGTTGTAGATCCTGTAACAGGTAAAAAAGGCCGCAGAGAAACGAATACAATGCCACAATGGGCAGGTAGCTGCTGGTATTACTTACGTTTCATTGATCCGCACAATGATCAAGCGTTTGCTGATCCTGAGAAATTAAAAGAGTGGTTACCGGTTGATATTTATATTGGTGGAGCGGAACATGCTGTCCTTCACTTATTGTATGCTCGTTTCTGGCATAAATTCCTTTATGACATTGGTGCGGTTCCAACAAAAGAACCATTCCAAAAGCTTTTCAACCAAGGAATGATTCTTGGAGAGAATAACGAGAAAATGAGTAAATCAAAAGGGAATGTAGTAAACCCTGATGTAATTGTGGATAGCCATGGTGCAGATACATTACGTTTATATGAAATGTTTATGGGACCACTAGAAGGATCGATTGCATGGTCTGCAAATGGGGTCGATGGTTCAAGACGTTTCTTAGACAGAATCTGGCGTCTATTTATTAACGACAACGGAAATGTGAATCCGATTATAAAAGAAAATGTTGAACAAGAAAGCGGGCTTGAAAAAGTTTATCATCAAACCGTTAAAAAGGTAACAGAGGATTATGAAGGTTTACGTTTTAATACGGCTATTTCGCAGTTAATGGTGTTTATTAATGAAGCCTATAAAGCGAAGGTATTGCCAATTAGCTATGTAGAAGGCTTCGTTAAGCTTATCTCTCCAATTACGCCACATATTGCTGAAGAGCTATGGGAAAAGCTTGGTCACAGTAGTACAATTTCTTATGAAGCATGGCCAGCTTATGATGAAGCAAAATTAAAAGATAATGAAATTGAAATTGTCATTCAAATTAATGGCAAGGTAAAACATAAGTTAGTTGTTCCAGTAAATACCAATAAGGATGTATTAGAACAACTAGCGATGGATGACGATAAAGTGAAGGCACAAATTGATGGAAAAACAATTCGCAAAGTGATTGCTGTTCCAGGTAAGCTTGTTAATATTGTAGCGAACTAA
- a CDS encoding glycogen biosynthesis protein GlgD has protein sequence MKKRSKQQNPEQKTRNGVNNNDLELGADFDLIKQAKKKYEQSGGQPIKSKQHTE, from the coding sequence ATGAAAAAACGTTCAAAACAACAAAATCCCGAACAAAAGACTCGTAATGGGGTAAATAATAACGATTTAGAATTAGGGGCAGATTTTGATTTAATTAAGCAAGCTAAAAAGAAATATGAACAGAGCGGTGGCCAGCCGATCAAATCAAAACAACATACAGAATAG
- a CDS encoding TIGR01212 family radical SAM protein (This family includes YhcC from E. coli K-12, an uncharacterized radical SAM protein.), translating into MKQQNSFPYAFDHKRYHTLNYHLKETFGHKVFKVSLDGGFDCPNRDGTVAHGGCTFCSAAGSGDFAGDRGDNLVQQFYEIKDKMHTKWKDGKYLAYFQAFTNTHAPVSELRQKFESVINLDGVVGLSIATRPDCLPDDVVEYLAELHERTYLWVELGLQTVHEKTAHLINRAHDFQTYIEGVEKLRKHGIRVCSHIINGLPLETTEMMMETAKEVAKLDVQGIKIHLLHLLKGTPMVKQYEKGMLQFLSFEDYVHLVCDQLEILPPEMIVHRITGDGPIDLMIGPMWSVNKWEVLNAIDQELERRNSWQGKLWDGVKV; encoded by the coding sequence ATGAAGCAACAGAATTCTTTTCCATATGCGTTTGATCATAAACGTTATCATACATTAAATTATCATTTAAAAGAAACCTTTGGACATAAAGTATTTAAGGTAAGTTTAGATGGTGGGTTTGATTGCCCTAATCGGGATGGTACAGTTGCACATGGTGGATGTACCTTCTGTAGTGCTGCCGGTTCAGGAGATTTCGCGGGAGACCGCGGCGATAACCTTGTACAGCAGTTCTATGAAATAAAAGATAAAATGCACACAAAGTGGAAGGATGGAAAGTACTTAGCTTATTTCCAGGCCTTCACTAATACCCATGCACCTGTTAGTGAACTACGACAAAAATTCGAATCTGTGATCAATCTTGACGGTGTTGTCGGTCTGTCGATTGCGACTAGACCTGATTGTTTACCAGACGATGTTGTAGAATATTTAGCAGAGCTTCATGAACGGACTTATTTATGGGTAGAGCTCGGGTTACAGACAGTCCATGAGAAAACCGCTCATTTGATTAATCGGGCCCATGACTTTCAAACCTATATCGAGGGTGTAGAAAAGCTTCGTAAACATGGCATTCGAGTATGTTCTCATATCATTAACGGTCTCCCACTTGAAACAACCGAAATGATGATGGAAACGGCTAAAGAAGTCGCAAAGCTCGATGTTCAAGGCATAAAGATCCATCTTCTCCATTTATTAAAAGGCACACCGATGGTAAAGCAATATGAAAAAGGGATGCTCCAATTCTTATCCTTTGAAGATTATGTACACTTAGTTTGCGATCAATTAGAAATATTACCCCCGGAAATGATTGTTCACCGGATTACTGGGGACGGACCAATTGACTTGATGATTGGACCGATGTGGAGTGTAAATAAATGGGAAGTCCTTAATGCGATTGACCAGGAATTGGAGCGTAGAAATAGCTGGCAAGGTAAACTTTGGGATGGGGTAAAAGTATGA
- a CDS encoding rhodanese-like domain-containing protein — MGDFPIITTDELQKKVEAGEKLHLIDVREDEEVAQGIIPGAKHIKMMEIPARLNELDRETEYIYICRSGNRSSQVCHYLQEQGYKVRNMVGGMLEWKGKVE; from the coding sequence ATGGGAGATTTTCCGATTATCACAACAGATGAATTGCAAAAAAAGGTAGAGGCTGGAGAAAAGCTTCATTTAATTGACGTACGTGAAGACGAAGAAGTGGCACAAGGAATAATTCCGGGAGCGAAACATATTAAAATGATGGAAATTCCGGCCCGATTAAATGAGCTTGACCGCGAAACTGAATATATCTACATCTGCCGTTCAGGAAATCGCAGTTCTCAAGTATGTCATTACTTGCAGGAACAAGGCTATAAAGTGAGAAACATGGTTGGTGGCATGTTAGAATGGAAAGGAAAAGTAGAATAG
- a CDS encoding YtzC family protein, translated as MATRDSMNELKQQCEDVLRFANDQYQESSLQQQYNDDNYIQSLQQLEKAYNDIAIMAHSANGQQREELHRLRLQIQQAQNKMILLQH; from the coding sequence ATGGCAACTCGAGATTCAATGAATGAACTGAAGCAGCAATGTGAAGATGTGCTTAGATTTGCGAACGACCAATATCAAGAAAGCAGCTTACAACAACAATACAATGATGATAATTATATACAATCATTGCAACAATTAGAAAAAGCCTATAATGATATTGCGATCATGGCCCATAGTGCGAACGGACAGCAAAGAGAAGAACTGCATCGTTTACGTTTGCAAATTCAACAAGCTCAAAATAAAATGATTCTTCTTCAGCATTAG
- a CDS encoding sodium/solute symporter (Members of the Solute:Sodium Symporter (SSS), TC 2.A.21 as described in tcdb.org, catalyze solute:Na+ symport. Known solutes for members of the family include sugars, amino acids, nucleosides, inositols, vitamins, urea or anions, depending on the system.), whose translation MSKIALVLFVAIVGMTLIITYWAAKRTKTASEFYTAGGGLTGWQNGLAIAGDYLSAASFLGIAGAIALNGFDGFFFSIGYLVAYLVVLYIVAEPLRNLGKYTIADMINARFDQKKVRGVAALSTITIVIFYMIAQLVGAGALIQLLLGIDYWIAVLIVGVMMTIYVLFGGMTATSWVQIIKAVLLMVGTVVISFLVLAKFNFNIFTMFSEMKTLTPHGENYLNPGVKYTNGLDTISMMAALVLGTAGLPHILMRFFTVKDAKTARSSVVTATWVVGIFYILTIFLGFGAAAFVGSQDIISANAAGNMAAPLLAKALGGDFLMSFVSAVAFATILAVVAGLVLSGASAFAHDIYGQIIKKGKVTEKQQMLAARYASISVSVLSIILALFAQKMNVAFLVSLAFCVAASANLPVIIYTIYWKKFNTTGAITGMLTGLISALVLVAISPNVLNPEPGVAILVGDPIFTLTNPAIISIPAGFIGAFIGTVVSNKCDEKKYAEVIVKANTGIHNR comes from the coding sequence ATGAGCAAGATTGCACTCGTTTTATTTGTTGCGATTGTTGGGATGACCCTTATCATTACCTACTGGGCCGCAAAACGAACAAAAACAGCAAGTGAATTTTATACAGCTGGTGGTGGTTTAACAGGATGGCAAAATGGACTTGCTATCGCTGGTGACTATTTGTCAGCTGCATCCTTTTTAGGGATTGCAGGTGCAATTGCATTGAATGGCTTTGATGGATTTTTCTTTTCTATTGGTTATTTGGTTGCCTATTTAGTCGTCCTTTATATTGTGGCAGAGCCATTAAGAAATTTAGGGAAATACACAATAGCTGATATGATTAATGCCAGATTTGATCAAAAAAAGGTACGGGGTGTTGCTGCCTTAAGTACAATAACAATCGTCATATTTTACATGATAGCCCAATTGGTTGGTGCGGGTGCCTTGATTCAACTTTTATTAGGAATTGATTACTGGATTGCGGTTTTAATTGTTGGGGTAATGATGACCATCTACGTTTTATTTGGCGGTATGACAGCCACTAGTTGGGTGCAAATCATCAAAGCTGTATTATTAATGGTAGGGACCGTAGTCATTTCATTTTTAGTATTAGCTAAATTCAACTTCAATATCTTTACGATGTTTAGTGAAATGAAAACATTAACGCCACATGGAGAAAATTACTTGAACCCAGGTGTCAAATATACGAATGGTCTTGATACGATTTCTATGATGGCTGCACTTGTATTAGGAACGGCAGGGCTGCCGCATATATTAATGCGCTTTTTTACAGTAAAAGATGCAAAGACTGCTCGCAGCTCTGTCGTTACGGCAACATGGGTGGTTGGGATATTCTATATTTTAACGATATTTTTAGGATTCGGGGCAGCTGCTTTTGTTGGTTCACAGGATATTATTAGTGCAAATGCTGCAGGGAATATGGCTGCACCCTTATTAGCTAAAGCGCTTGGCGGTGACTTTCTTATGTCATTCGTATCTGCGGTAGCATTTGCGACAATATTGGCTGTAGTCGCAGGCCTCGTTTTGTCAGGAGCTTCCGCTTTTGCACATGATATTTATGGACAAATTATTAAAAAAGGTAAAGTTACCGAAAAGCAACAAATGCTGGCGGCTAGATATGCATCAATTAGTGTTTCCGTACTGTCCATTATTCTCGCTCTTTTTGCTCAAAAAATGAATGTTGCTTTTCTAGTTTCGTTGGCTTTCTGCGTTGCTGCAAGTGCAAACTTACCAGTCATAATTTATACGATATATTGGAAAAAATTTAATACGACAGGTGCTATTACTGGGATGTTGACGGGATTAATAAGTGCCTTGGTACTTGTGGCTATTAGCCCAAATGTATTGAACCCAGAACCTGGCGTTGCAATTCTTGTTGGAGATCCGATTTTTACTTTGACCAACCCAGCAATTATATCTATTCCAGCTGGCTTTATCGGAGCATTTATAGGAACTGTAGTTTCCAATAAATGCGATGAAAAGAAATATGCTGAAGTTATTGTTAAAGCAAACACAGGAATCCATAATCGTTAA
- a CDS encoding ABC transporter ATP-binding protein, translating into MLKVDGIDVYYGNIHALKEVSLDVKQGEIVTLIGANGAGKTTLLKTISGLLNPKKGSITFDGVSIDGKQTQWIVKKGISQVPEGRRVFAAMSVEENLELGAYLRRDKQEIKKDFEKVYELFPRLLERRKQASGTLSGGEQQMLAMGRALMARPRLLLLDEPSMGLAPLLVKTIFHIIQEINSTGTTIMLVEQNANMALSIAHRAYVIETGRVVLHGAAEELRASEQVKMAYLGGH; encoded by the coding sequence ATGCTAAAAGTAGATGGAATTGATGTCTATTATGGAAATATCCATGCTTTAAAGGAAGTTTCTTTAGACGTAAAACAAGGAGAAATTGTTACATTAATCGGAGCCAATGGCGCTGGGAAAACAACCTTACTTAAAACGATTTCTGGTTTATTAAATCCTAAAAAAGGTAGTATCACATTTGACGGGGTTTCAATTGATGGAAAACAAACACAATGGATTGTAAAAAAAGGAATCTCTCAAGTTCCTGAGGGGAGACGAGTTTTTGCAGCGATGAGTGTGGAGGAAAACCTTGAGTTAGGGGCGTATCTTCGCAGGGATAAGCAAGAAATAAAAAAGGATTTCGAAAAAGTATATGAACTATTTCCTCGGCTGCTTGAAAGGAGAAAGCAAGCATCTGGTACACTTTCAGGCGGCGAGCAACAAATGTTAGCGATGGGACGAGCCTTAATGGCAAGACCTCGTTTATTGCTTTTAGATGAACCTTCAATGGGACTTGCACCGCTTTTAGTTAAAACGATTTTTCATATTATCCAAGAAATTAATTCAACTGGCACCACCATTATGCTTGTTGAACAAAATGCCAATATGGCTCTATCGATTGCTCATCGTGCCTATGTTATCGAAACCGGAAGAGTCGTGCTTCATGGAGCTGCAGAAGAGCTTCGAGCAAGTGAACAAGTGAAGATGGCCTATCTTGGAGGGCATTGA